One Silene latifolia isolate original U9 population unplaced genomic scaffold, ASM4854445v1 scaffold_160, whole genome shotgun sequence genomic region harbors:
- the LOC141638029 gene encoding histone H2B.3-like has product MAPKGDKKPAEKKPAEAEKAPAEKKPKAGKKLPKEAGAAATGDKKKKRNKKSVETYKIYIFKVLKQVHPDIGISSKAMSIMNSFINDIFEKLAQESSKLARYNKKPTITSREIQTAVRLVLPGELAKHAVSEGTKAVTKFTSS; this is encoded by the coding sequence ATGGCACCCAAAGGAGACAAGAAACCCGCTGAGAAGAAGCCGGCCGAAGCCGAGAAGGCACCAGCGGAGAAAAAGCCGAAAGCCGGAAAGAAACTCCCGAAAGAAGCCGGAGCCGCAGCAACCGGagacaagaagaagaagagaaacaAGAAGAGTGTTGAAACCTACAAGATATACATCTTCAAGGTTCTCAAGCAAGTTCATCCCGATATCGGAATCTCAAGCAAGGCGATGAGTATTATGAATAGTTTCATCAATGATATCTTCGAGAAGCTTGCTCAGGAATCTTCTAAGTTGGCGAGGTACAACAAGAAGCCGACGATTACTTCCAGGGAGATTCAAACTGCTGTGAGATTGGTGCTTCCTGGTGAATTGGCGAAACATGCTGTTTCTGAAGGGACTAAGGCTGTTACTAAGTTTACTAgctcttaa
- the LOC141638028 gene encoding actin-depolymerizing factor 2-like produces the protein MANAASGMAVHDDCKLNFLELKAKRTYRFIVFKIEMDQKQVVVEKLGMPTESHEDFSEALPADECRYAVFDFDFVTEENCQKSKIFFVAWSPDTAKVRSKMIYASSKDRFKRELDGIQVELQATDRTEMDLDVFKDRAR, from the exons ATG GCTAACGCAGCTTCTGGGATGGCTGTGCATGATGACTGCAAGCTGAATTTTCTGGAGTTGAAAGCTAAGCGGACATACCGCTTCATTGTTTTCAAGATTGAGATGGATCAAAAGCAGGTAGTTGTTGAGAAGTTGGGGATGCCAACTGAAAGTCATGAAGACTTCTCTGAAGCACTTCCAGCTGATGAATGCCGCTATGCtgttttcgattttgattttgtgACAGAGGAGAATTGCCAGAAAAGCAAAATTTTTTTCGTTGCATG GTCTCCTGACACGGCAAAGGTGAGAAGCAAAATGATATATGCAAGCTCGAAGGACAGATTCAAGAGGGAGTTGGATGGCATTCAGGTGGAGTTGCAAGCGACTGATCGTACAGAGATGGATCTTGATGTGTTCAAGGACCGAGCCCGTTGA
- the LOC141638008 gene encoding uncharacterized protein LOC141638008 has protein sequence MSGDTPPPPLKIEPNSPYYIGNHDKPGDRITNTRLTLHNFDEWKSDVRTALKARRKFGFLDGTYTEPKPPCTVEDWETLHSMLVSWLMNLIEPEVKLLLSNYDDAKRLWDDLHDRLSVVDGSRIQQLKGALRDCKQTDTMSVAVYYGTLNQLWDELDTYEPIITCKCTIDVGKQHIERRESDRLHQFLLGLLSVHYETLRSVILSQTPLSTVSRAFQLISQEERVKGINTSREIVSQPGLSTFAVNNSTPRSLLGPRPSTQLSRSERQKLVCSHCKKKGHDRSMCFDLMDEIPDWWYEFKGLKNPNH, from the coding sequence ATGTCTGGCGATACGCCGCCTCCACCTCTCAAAATCGAGCCTAATTCTCCCTACTACATTGGGAATCATGATAAACCTGGGGATCGTATAACTAATACCCGTCTTACCCTACATAATTTCGATGAATGGAAAAGCGATGTTCGCACCGCTCTCAAAGCACGACGAAAATTTGGCTTTCTCGATGGGACCTATACCGAGCCAAAGCCGCCCTGCACTGTCGAAGATTGGGAGACCCTACATTCGATGCTTGTTTCTTGGCTCATGAACCTCATTGAGCCCGAGGTAAAACTCCTTTTATCTAATTATGATGATGCTAAACGTTTATGGGACGATCTCCATGATCGTCTTAGTGTTGTTGATGGCTCTAGGATCCAGCAACTTAAGGGTGCACTCCGTGACTGCAAACAGACCGACACTATGTCAGTCGCGGTTTATTATGGCACCTTGAATCAGTTATGGGATGAGTTAGACACATATGAACCGATTATAACCTGCAAATGCACTATTGATGTCGGTAAACAGCACATTGAACGTAGGGAGAGTGACCGTCTTCACCAGTTTTTGCTCGGCTTATTATCTGTGCATTATGAAACCTTGCGTTCTGTCATTCTTTCACAAACTCCTCTGTCCACTGTTAGTCGTGCTTTTCAGTTGATTAGCCAAGAGGAGCGGGTAAAGGGGATTAATACATCCCGTGAAATTGTCTCTCAACCCGGATTGTCGACTTTTGCTGTTAATAATTCTACTCCGCGCTCACTATTGGGACCCCGTCCTTCCACGCAACTATCTCGTTCTGAACGACAGAAATTGGTATGTAGTCAttgcaagaagaagggtcatgaTCGAAGTATGTGTTTTGACTTGATGGATGAAATACCGGATTGGTGGTACGAGTTTAAAGGCCTTAAAAATCCTAACCACTGA
- the LOC141638019 gene encoding histone H2A-like, which produces MDTTGGKAKKGAAGRKAGGPKKKSVTRSIKAGLQFPVGRIGRYLKKGRYAQRVGSGAPVYLAAVLEYLAAEVLELAGNAARDNKKNRIIPRHVLLAIRNDEELGKLLAGVTIAHGGVLPNINPILLPKKAAEKSPKEPKSPSKAAKSPKKAAA; this is translated from the exons ATGGACACTACTGGTGGAAAGGCGAAGAAGGGTGCAGCTGGAAGGAAAGCCGGCGGTCCAAAGAAGAAGTCAGTCACCCGGTCCATCAAAGCCGGTCTTCAGTTCCCGGTCGGTCGTATTGGTAGGTACTTGAAGAAAGGCCGGTATGCTCAGCGTGTCGGTTCTGGTGCTCCGGTTTACTTGGCTGCTGTTCTTGAGTACCTTGCTGCTGAG GTGTTGGAATTGGCGGGAAATGCGGCACGTGACAACAAGAAGAACAGGATAATCCCAAGGCACGTGCTACTGGCAATAAGGAACGATGAGGAGCTCGGAAAGCTGTTAGCTGGAGTGACAATTGCACATGGAGGAGTGTTGCCGAACATTAACCCGATTTTGTTGCCTAAGAAAGCTGCTGAGAAGTCTCCCAAGGAACCTAAGTCTCCATCCAAGGCGGCTAAATCGCCAAAGAAAGCTGCTGCTTAA